A section of the Hippea sp. KM1 genome encodes:
- the trpB gene encoding tryptophan synthase subunit beta has product MKGYYGQYGGQFVAETLIPALDELEEAFKAFKKNKAAKEELNRYLKDYAGRPTPLYLAKNLSNQLNINIYLKREDLLHSGAHKINNTLGQIILAKFMGKKRIIAETGAGQHGVATATAAALMGLECVIYMGEKDAERQRPNLLRMKLLGAEVRIVKKGSRTLKSAINEALRDWVKNIRTTHYLIGSVVGPYPFPQIVAYFQSVIGREARKQILSKQKSLPDAVIACVGGGSNAIGIFSGFLKDKTVKLYGVEAGGEGLELGKHSAALTKGRPGIMHGALSYLLQDDDGQVSLVHSISAGLDYPGVGPVHSFLKDSGRVKYGVCFDDEALEAFKMLSQLEGIIPALESSHALGYLIKNKEDFARKTVIVNLSGRGDKDLPILEGIYV; this is encoded by the coding sequence ATGAAAGGATATTACGGTCAATACGGCGGTCAATTTGTGGCCGAAACGCTCATACCCGCATTGGATGAGCTTGAAGAGGCCTTTAAGGCCTTCAAAAAAAACAAAGCGGCAAAAGAGGAACTAAACCGATACCTAAAGGATTATGCAGGAAGGCCAACACCACTCTATCTTGCAAAAAACCTAAGCAACCAGCTGAACATCAACATCTATCTAAAAAGGGAAGACCTGCTCCATTCAGGGGCACACAAGATAAACAACACCTTGGGCCAGATAATACTGGCAAAGTTCATGGGTAAAAAGAGGATCATAGCAGAAACAGGAGCCGGCCAGCACGGCGTTGCAACGGCCACAGCAGCAGCCCTGATGGGTTTAGAATGTGTGATTTATATGGGAGAAAAGGATGCTGAAAGGCAAAGGCCAAACCTATTAAGGATGAAGCTATTGGGGGCTGAGGTAAGGATAGTAAAAAAAGGCAGCAGAACCCTAAAAAGCGCCATCAATGAGGCATTAAGGGATTGGGTTAAAAACATAAGAACAACCCACTATTTAATAGGCAGCGTTGTTGGGCCTTATCCGTTTCCCCAGATTGTGGCCTATTTTCAATCGGTCATAGGCAGGGAGGCAAGAAAACAGATACTCTCAAAACAAAAATCCTTACCCGATGCCGTTATAGCCTGCGTTGGCGGTGGGAGCAATGCAATTGGCATATTCAGCGGCTTTTTGAAGGATAAAACCGTAAAGCTATACGGCGTTGAGGCAGGCGGAGAGGGCTTGGAGTTAGGCAAGCACTCAGCAGCCCTAACCAAAGGAAGACCAGGCATAATGCATGGGGCATTAAGCTATCTTCTGCAGGATGATGATGGGCAGGTTTCTTTAGTTCATTCCATTTCAGCAGGCCTTGATTATCCGGGCGTTGGGCCTGTTCACAGCTTTTTGAAGGATTCAGGCAGGGTCAAATACGGTGTATGTTTCGATGATGAGGCTCTTGAGGCGTTTAAAATGTTGAGCCAGCTTGAGGGCATCATACCGGCGCTTGAAAGCTCTCATGCCTTAGGGTATCTAATAAAAAACAAGGAAGACTTTGCAAGAAAAACCGTCATAGTGAATCTTTCCGGCAGGGGCGATAAGGATTTACCTATCCTGGAGGGGATCTATGTGTAG
- the hisIE gene encoding bifunctional phosphoribosyl-AMP cyclohydrolase/phosphoribosyl-ATP diphosphatase HisIE, whose amino-acid sequence MNLTDILKFDKKGLIPVITVDFYNNQVLMLAYANKEAIEMSLKSGYAHYFSRSRGKLWMKGETSGHTQKIKQILFDCDEDTLLYRVEQKGAACHTNHRSCFYREFYRGEVREIEPVIEDFDGIIYRIEENDDILSKLYDLLKKRKEELPEGSYTANLFRGGTDKIAKKIGEEASEVIIALKNDSQSELVYEAADLIFHLLVGLAEKDVPPEAVLGELKRRFGISGEREKETRGKA is encoded by the coding sequence GTGAATCTAACTGATATACTAAAGTTTGATAAGAAGGGGTTGATTCCGGTTATAACGGTGGATTTTTACAACAACCAGGTGCTTATGCTTGCCTATGCCAATAAAGAGGCTATCGAGATGAGCCTAAAAAGCGGATATGCCCATTACTTCTCCCGCTCAAGGGGCAAGCTCTGGATGAAGGGTGAAACAAGCGGCCATACGCAGAAGATAAAACAAATCCTCTTTGATTGCGATGAGGATACGCTGCTTTATAGGGTTGAGCAGAAGGGTGCGGCATGCCACACAAACCACCGCAGCTGTTTTTACAGGGAGTTTTACAGGGGTGAGGTGAGGGAGATAGAGCCCGTAATTGAGGATTTCGACGGTATAATTTACAGGATAGAGGAGAACGATGACATATTAAGCAAGCTTTATGACCTTCTTAAAAAGAGGAAGGAGGAGCTTCCTGAGGGTTCATATACGGCCAATCTCTTTAGGGGCGGGACGGATAAGATAGCCAAAAAGATTGGTGAGGAGGCAAGCGAGGTGATTATTGCTCTTAAGAACGACTCCCAGAGTGAGCTTGTCTATGAGGCTGCAGACCTTATCTTTCACCTGCTTGTGGGGCTTGCCGAAAAGGATGTGCCGCCTGAGGCTGTGCTTGGTGAGCTAAAGAGGCGGTTTGGCATATCGGGCGAAAGGGAGAAAGAAACAAGGGGCAAGGCATGA
- the trpA gene encoding tryptophan synthase subunit alpha — protein sequence MCRLGIYLVCNYPDREGFLRAVELCNRYGVDFLEIGLPFSDPTADGDVIEKASMEVLKRYRMADFLDSTKQARRIFNGRLYIMTYANIVFSYGIDRFAGDFGFIDGLILADVPYRESNRFKKPLSKKGIGFVYFATPESRQEELERLKRDANDFIYFVSIRGTTGGEFRLDDETKRKIEFLKGAKHKVILGFGIRNKQDIENACRYADGVVIGTAAVEAMRGDFETFLLSLRG from the coding sequence ATGTGTAGGTTAGGGATATATCTGGTGTGTAATTATCCAGACAGGGAGGGGTTCTTAAGGGCCGTTGAGCTGTGCAACAGATACGGGGTTGATTTTTTAGAGATAGGCCTGCCCTTTTCAGACCCAACGGCCGATGGCGATGTAATCGAGAAAGCGTCAATGGAGGTTTTAAAAAGATACAGGATGGCGGATTTTTTAGACTCGACAAAACAGGCAAGGCGGATATTTAACGGCAGGCTTTACATCATGACCTATGCAAACATAGTCTTTTCATACGGCATAGACCGATTTGCAGGTGATTTTGGCTTCATCGATGGATTGATACTGGCCGATGTGCCTTACAGGGAATCAAACAGATTCAAAAAACCCTTATCAAAAAAGGGCATAGGCTTTGTGTATTTTGCAACGCCAGAAAGCAGGCAAGAAGAATTGGAAAGATTAAAAAGGGACGCAAACGACTTTATATACTTTGTCTCAATAAGGGGAACAACGGGGGGTGAGTTCAGATTGGATGATGAGACAAAAAGAAAGATAGAGTTTCTCAAAGGGGCAAAGCATAAGGTCATTCTGGGTTTTGGGATAAGAAACAAACAAGACATAGAAAATGCCTGCAGATACGCAGATGGGGTTGTTATAGGAACAGCCGCTGTTGAGGCGATGAGGGGAGATTTTGAGACCTTTCTTTTGTCCCTTAGGGGCTAA
- a CDS encoding glycosyltransferase, producing MRIAFILDEVWDSALTNYALNIEHLAREFHDTVVLSLKDSYVYKSLKNVVPIKPLRNKNPLSSLGGFFYLSKVLKQINPDVVLTIRGDASFFACLLKKSLNFRLFRVFGEDKQLRTPPNCIDTLILPCEFLKEDIPPKRAEKVIIHKSFVDRERFAFSLDGRRRVRRELGIDDKFVFGAVGRLDRVKGFDLLIEGFALAGIDDAVLVIVGQEKGLKKNELLGLAEELNVGDRLILIDQRRSDIVDIMSSFDVGVVSSVGSEVIPRVFFEFMSVGLPIITTDVGCLGEVAKEGFSILAEPTTYSIKKAIQRARDADLVRLSSASLKEAEKYALRLPANFFSP from the coding sequence ATGAGGATAGCGTTTATTCTGGATGAGGTGTGGGATAGCGCCTTAACGAATTACGCCTTAAACATAGAACATCTTGCAAGGGAATTCCACGATACGGTTGTTTTATCGCTTAAGGATAGCTATGTCTATAAAAGCCTAAAGAATGTTGTGCCGATTAAGCCCCTAAGAAACAAAAACCCTTTGAGCAGCCTCGGTGGTTTTTTCTATTTGAGTAAGGTTTTAAAGCAGATTAACCCCGATGTTGTTTTGACCATAAGGGGCGATGCCTCTTTTTTTGCCTGTTTACTAAAAAAATCGCTAAACTTTAGGCTTTTTAGGGTGTTTGGGGAGGACAAGCAACTAAGAACACCGCCAAACTGCATAGATACTCTTATTCTGCCTTGTGAGTTTTTAAAGGAAGACATACCGCCCAAAAGGGCTGAAAAGGTAATCATACACAAAAGCTTCGTCGATAGGGAGCGCTTTGCCTTCTCTTTGGATGGGCGCAGAAGGGTTAGAAGGGAGTTGGGGATAGATGATAAATTCGTATTCGGTGCGGTGGGCAGATTGGACAGGGTTAAGGGATTTGATCTGCTCATAGAGGGATTTGCCCTTGCGGGTATCGATGATGCCGTTTTGGTTATAGTGGGGCAGGAGAAGGGTCTAAAGAAAAACGAACTGCTTGGGCTTGCTGAGGAGTTGAATGTTGGGGATAGGCTGATTTTGATTGATCAGAGGCGCAGCGATATAGTGGATATTATGAGCAGTTTCGATGTGGGTGTTGTATCGAGCGTGGGCAGCGAGGTTATACCGAGGGTATTCTTCGAGTTTATGAGTGTGGGTCTGCCCATCATAACAACCGATGTTGGCTGTCTTGGCGAGGTTGCTAAAGAGGGTTTTTCTATCCTGGCTGAGCCCACGACCTATAGCATAAAGAAGGCCATTCAGAGGGCAAGGGATGCCGACCTTGTGCGATTGTCATCGGCATCCTTAAAAGAGGCCGAAAAGTATGCACTTAGATTGCCCGCAAACTTCTTTAGCCCCTAA
- a CDS encoding indole-3-glycerol phosphate synthase TrpC produces MGILEDILSKKKREIEKLKPSGKRERPIFRLNDFFKKGQTNIIAEIKSSSPSAGKIRTIDLNEITASYSKYAKAVSVLTDEAFFGGGFELLKKVASSLDMPVLCKDFIIDKRQIEAAYINGADLVLLIARILDDEKLEELYNYAHSLGLECLIEVHAEEELNRIRSLKPNIVGVNSRDLDNLKIDLFRAKKILSQIDFDAIRIAESGIKIRADIEFFEGYCDGFLIGETLLKAKNIDKAFEELL; encoded by the coding sequence ATGGGTATTCTTGAGGATATACTAAGCAAAAAGAAAAGGGAAATAGAAAAGCTCAAACCCTCAGGCAAAAGGGAAAGGCCCATCTTTAGATTAAACGATTTTTTCAAAAAGGGCCAGACCAACATCATAGCCGAGATAAAATCCTCCTCACCCTCTGCCGGTAAGATAAGAACAATAGACCTAAATGAGATAACCGCATCCTATTCCAAATACGCAAAGGCCGTAAGCGTTCTGACCGATGAGGCGTTCTTTGGAGGCGGTTTTGAGCTTTTAAAAAAGGTGGCAAGCTCTCTGGATATGCCTGTTCTTTGCAAGGATTTTATAATAGACAAAAGACAGATAGAGGCAGCATACATAAACGGGGCAGACCTTGTTCTTCTAATCGCAAGGATTTTGGATGATGAAAAATTAGAAGAGCTGTACAACTATGCCCATTCATTGGGCCTGGAATGCCTAATTGAGGTTCACGCAGAAGAAGAGCTAAACAGGATAAGAAGCCTAAAGCCCAACATCGTGGGCGTAAACTCACGGGATTTAGACAACCTCAAAATAGACCTATTCAGGGCAAAAAAGATTCTATCGCAGATAGACTTTGATGCAATCAGGATTGCAGAAAGCGGCATAAAAATTAGAGCAGACATAGAGTTCTTTGAGGGGTATTGCGACGGTTTTTTAATCGGTGAGACCCTGCTTAAGGCTAAAAACATAGACAAAGCCTTTGAGGAGCTGCTATGA
- a CDS encoding cytochrome b N-terminal domain-containing protein produces MKIDYFIAWLAQGFLIIALVSGIPIAFEYYPAKAFDSLQRITHILPYGGFLRSLHYFSSQLLLLFIVLHVVVELYMYPKKSCRDVDFSFGAIAAVVVVFLLFSGYVLKADQNGQSAALVSQNMLADSRIFKWAVVFFKDGAVFYWRFFLWHAIILPLFLVYPLFLHSKRITARMEFVVVSLALSLLAVFVFKMPYDVPFGMAVGHLSGPWFFEGVENMLKLNVDVDLAMFAGFFPFVVLFLYKRLCRFRFWLNLLLFIWMVAYAAISLV; encoded by the coding sequence TGCATTTGAGTATTACCCGGCAAAGGCCTTCGATAGCCTGCAGAGGATTACCCATATTTTGCCTTACGGTGGATTTTTAAGGTCCCTTCATTACTTCTCCTCTCAATTGTTGCTTTTGTTTATTGTTCTGCATGTTGTCGTTGAGCTGTACATGTATCCAAAAAAGAGCTGCAGGGATGTCGATTTTTCCTTTGGTGCTATAGCGGCCGTGGTTGTTGTTTTTCTTTTGTTTAGCGGCTATGTTCTGAAGGCTGACCAAAACGGCCAATCTGCGGCGTTGGTTTCTCAAAATATGCTGGCAGATAGTCGTATATTCAAATGGGCTGTTGTGTTTTTTAAGGATGGGGCTGTTTTTTACTGGAGGTTTTTTTTGTGGCATGCGATTATCCTGCCCCTGTTTTTGGTTTATCCGTTGTTTTTGCACTCAAAGAGGATTACGGCCAGAATGGAGTTTGTGGTTGTGTCGCTGGCGTTGAGCCTGCTTGCTGTGTTTGTATTTAAAATGCCTTACGATGTGCCGTTTGGTATGGCTGTTGGGCATTTGAGCGGCCCGTGGTTCTTTGAGGGTGTTGAGAATATGCTCAAGCTTAATGTTGATGTGGATCTGGCTATGTTTGCGGGCTTTTTCCCTTTTGTTGTGCTGTTTTTGTATAAGAGGCTATGCAGGTTTAGGTTTTGGTTAAATCTTCTGCTTTTTATCTGGATGGTTGCCTATGCTGCGATTAGCCTGGTTTAG
- a CDS encoding phosphoribosylanthranilate isomerase produces the protein MKVKFCGMTNYEDVKASIELGVDFVGFVFYPKSKRFIDFESARQIVKRIKDKVKTVGIFVNQNEAQIKEAVEFVGLDYTQVYADIGLKNTIRVYRIKDSLPEVKQEGLLLFDAYTEQIGGAAKSFNWEILKNFKYKDRLFVAGGINAENVSRIKSLGVFGVDLVSGVEAYPGKKDISKMREFLEIVRSKR, from the coding sequence ATGAAGGTTAAGTTCTGCGGCATGACCAATTATGAGGATGTAAAGGCCTCCATAGAGCTTGGCGTGGATTTTGTCGGGTTTGTGTTCTATCCAAAAAGCAAGCGATTTATAGATTTTGAGAGTGCAAGACAAATAGTAAAAAGAATTAAAGACAAGGTAAAAACCGTCGGCATATTCGTCAACCAAAATGAAGCTCAAATCAAGGAGGCCGTTGAGTTTGTTGGGCTTGACTATACCCAGGTGTATGCAGATATAGGGCTAAAAAACACCATCAGGGTTTACAGGATAAAAGACAGCCTGCCAGAGGTCAAACAAGAGGGACTTTTATTGTTCGATGCATACACAGAACAGATAGGAGGGGCGGCCAAAAGCTTCAACTGGGAGATACTCAAAAACTTCAAATACAAAGACAGGCTGTTTGTGGCAGGCGGCATAAATGCGGAGAATGTTTCAAGGATAAAAAGCTTGGGTGTATTTGGCGTTGACCTGGTAAGCGGTGTGGAAGCCTATCCGGGCAAAAAGGACATATCGAAAATGAGGGAATTTTTAGAGATCGTAAGGAGCAAAAGATGA